The window TCTTTAACTCTGTAATTCAATCCGTCAAAATTTGGAATCCTTCTGAAGGATTGGGCAGATTTCCAACTATGAATATCTTTCTTATTTCTTACTATTCTAATTTCAGATGGATACCAGCCATGCTTATGCTGATAATGATCAAAATCACCCCAGAAGTGGATGTAATTGAATAAAAACCCCTCCACTCTTTCATCATCTAAATTTTTCTCACACATCGATTTTATTTCAGCATGGTATTTTTCATGAACAACTTCATCCGCCTGCAAATAAAATAACCAATCTCCTGTGCATTCAGCTTTGGCAATATCAGTTTGGTGAGCATTTTCCATCCCTCTTGGATATTTTGCCGTATCCCAAGTAGTATGAATAATTTTAATTTTAGGACTGTTCAATGATTCAATCAATTCTTGTGTATTGTCATCAGGGTCACAATCGCCTAAAGCCACCACGAATTCATCTACCAAATCTAATATAGAAGCTATTGACTCCTTAATGGGGTAATAAAGTTTTGATACATTCTTAACCATTGTAAAGCCACTGATCTTCATAAGTAATATTTTTAATTTTATTAATCTGTTTCTTTTTAATTCAGTAATTTTGGAATCTAAAAGATATTTCAAAATAGATCTATTCTATGAGTAAATCCTCACCTGAATTATATTTCCATGTTGGTCTTGGTAAAACCGCATCTACCTTTCTTCAAGATCGGTTTTTTCCAAAATTAAAAGGTATACACTACACCCCCTCAAACATATACAGATTTTTTCCAAAAATTATAAAAAAAGGGAGTTATGATCGTTACTTATTCTCTAGAGAATTTGACAGACAATTTTATGATGAAACTCAAAAAATTGCCGATATATCTCCAGATACAAATATCATTATTATTTTAAGAAAACATGATAGTTGGATAGCTTCTCAATATAGAAGATATGTCAAAAATGGTGGTAAGCAGGATTTTGAACAGTTTATTGATTTAGAAAAAGATCAAGGTGCATGGAAACAAAAGGATTTATATTTCTATCCAATGCTAGAGTTCATTAAAGAAAAATTCACAAAGCAACCTTTGGTTTTATTTCATGAAGATTTAAAAAAGGATCAAAAGAGCTTTTTAGATAGAATTGCCAATTATTTAAAAGCAGAATACAACATTAGTGATATCAATTTAAATCCAAAACATACTGCTTACAGTGACCACCAATTACAATTAGTTAAAAGATATAGTCCAATTGATAAAGATAATGAAACACACTACTCTAACCGAATTTGGACTTTTATTACCTATAGGTCTAAATGGATAATAAATCATCTGGTTTTATATTCAGCTAATTTGATTCCTAAATCAAAGCATGAAAATCTAGTAAGTGTTGAGCATCAAAAAAGAATTAACACTTTTTACCAAGAGGATTGGAATAGATGTATCGATTTTGCGAAAAAATATTCAGC is drawn from Marivirga arenosa and contains these coding sequences:
- a CDS encoding glycosyltransferase family protein, whose translation is MKISGFTMVKNVSKLYYPIKESIASILDLVDEFVVALGDCDPDDNTQELIESLNSPKIKIIHTTWDTAKYPRGMENAHQTDIAKAECTGDWLFYLQADEVVHEKYHAEIKSMCEKNLDDERVEGFLFNYIHFWGDFDHYQHKHGWYPSEIRIVRNKKDIHSWKSAQSFRRIPNFDGLNYRVKEGTFKLGVKKLEAYIYHYGWVRPPKLMTKKSASLNKIHSNKVDENDFIKPKEFDYGPMLQFPKFKGTHPKVMKDWIAAMDWKDQLNYSKYSKSPENRLTKKAIKVKILTWIENNLLGGKKLFTTKNYKLIK